The Desulfomicrobium orale DSM 12838 genome includes a window with the following:
- the xseA gene encoding exodeoxyribonuclease VII large subunit, which yields MHIFTVRTLTQAVKDVLEGEFPFVWVRGQITNLSAPPSGHVYFSLRDEEAVLNVVWFKGARPGGGGGERINPLTGEVETGEPLKLADGLEVLVAGRMNVYPPRGVYQLVAELVQEQGMGELAVAFEAMKAKLAARGFFDADRKLVLPGNPRRVAVITAPQGAALQDFLRVAGDRGYGCTVRLYPSLVQGEAAPARIAAALDQADGDGWAEVIVLIRGGGSLEDLWAFNTETVAEAIFRARVPVLTGVGHEVDTTIADFVADLRAATPSHAAQLLWTERAVLRQRADESFLALDRGIRRFLAAREIVLEAGKHRLMRHSPARHVERGAFELERLEGRLRQVIRNMMDKRLADLALTGERLRREFGPARMLALRAELDRSRAALDQAAAGFLRARETAALSLDGRLAALDPQAPLARGYALVRDGRGRFVRSCSDVADGDDIRVRVADGEFGARVTEAE from the coding sequence ATGCACATTTTCACCGTCCGTACCCTGACCCAGGCCGTCAAGGATGTTCTTGAAGGAGAATTTCCGTTCGTGTGGGTGCGCGGGCAGATAACCAACCTGTCCGCGCCGCCGTCCGGGCATGTCTATTTTTCCCTGCGCGACGAAGAGGCCGTCCTGAATGTGGTCTGGTTCAAGGGAGCCCGGCCCGGGGGGGGAGGCGGGGAACGCATCAATCCGCTCACCGGCGAGGTGGAAACGGGTGAGCCTCTCAAACTTGCCGACGGTCTGGAAGTGCTCGTGGCCGGGCGCATGAACGTGTACCCGCCGCGTGGCGTGTATCAGCTGGTGGCGGAGCTGGTGCAGGAGCAGGGCATGGGCGAGCTGGCCGTGGCTTTCGAGGCCATGAAGGCCAAGCTCGCGGCCAGAGGATTTTTCGACGCGGACAGAAAGCTCGTCCTGCCGGGCAATCCGCGCCGGGTGGCCGTGATCACCGCGCCGCAGGGCGCGGCTCTGCAGGATTTCCTGCGCGTGGCCGGGGACAGGGGATATGGATGCACCGTGCGCCTGTATCCGTCACTGGTGCAGGGAGAAGCGGCTCCGGCCCGGATTGCGGCCGCTCTGGACCAGGCCGACGGCGACGGCTGGGCCGAGGTCATCGTGCTTATTCGCGGCGGCGGCTCTCTGGAGGATCTGTGGGCCTTCAACACGGAAACCGTGGCCGAGGCCATTTTTCGCGCCCGAGTGCCGGTTCTGACCGGCGTGGGGCACGAGGTGGACACCACCATCGCCGATTTTGTGGCCGATTTGCGTGCAGCCACGCCGTCTCATGCGGCGCAGCTGCTGTGGACTGAACGCGCCGTGCTGCGCCAGCGGGCGGATGAGAGCTTTCTGGCTCTGGACCGGGGCATCCGCCGTTTTCTGGCAGCCCGCGAAATCGTTCTGGAGGCCGGGAAGCATCGTCTTATGCGCCATTCTCCGGCCCGGCACGTGGAGCGGGGCGCCTTTGAGCTGGAGCGGCTCGAAGGGCGGCTGCGTCAAGTCATCCGGAACATGATGGACAAAAGACTGGCCGATCTGGCCCTCACGGGAGAGCGTCTGCGCCGGGAATTTGGTCCGGCCCGGATGCTGGCCCTGCGGGCGGAACTGGACCGCTCCCGCGCGGCTCTGGATCAGGCCGCGGCCGGATTTTTACGGGCCCGCGAGACCGCGGCCTTAAGTCTGGATGGACGGCTGGCCGCACTGGACCCGCAGGCACCGCTGGCACGGGGATACGCTCTGGTGCGCGATGGCCGGGGGCGGTTTGTGCGTTCATGTTCGGATGTGGCCGACGGAGACGATATTCGCGTCCGCGTGGCCGACGGCGAATTCGGCGCCCGGGTGACCGAGGCAGAGTGA
- a CDS encoding nucleotidyltransferase family protein, whose amino-acid sequence MKEMFGLSAAQRDVLREILNAEGKGVERVAVFGSRATGRQRPNSDLDLVLYGDIDEAVCARLWTLFQESSLPFSVDVKSYAAINHPPLRTHIDAVSRPLFVRSGTGFTTVDE is encoded by the coding sequence ATGAAGGAAATGTTCGGCTTGTCCGCCGCCCAGCGGGATGTGTTGCGCGAGATACTGAATGCCGAGGGAAAAGGCGTTGAACGGGTGGCGGTATTCGGTTCGCGCGCCACGGGACGGCAGCGCCCGAACTCCGATCTGGACTTGGTGCTGTACGGCGATATCGACGAGGCCGTCTGCGCCCGGCTGTGGACGCTGTTTCAGGAAAGCTCTCTGCCATTTTCCGTGGATGTCAAAAGCTACGCCGCCATCAACCACCCGCCGCTTCGCACTCATATCGATGCGGTCTCACGTCCGCTTTTCGTGCGTTCCGGAACTGGGTTCACGACTGTGGATGAATGA
- a CDS encoding nucleotidyltransferase substrate binding protein, which produces MTDSTPRWHYRFENYCRAFLLLREALEQDRALTQLEKEGVIQRFEYTVELAWKTLKDYLESENVVLEQITPRTVIRRAFEAGIIKRGEAWQKALDARNRMSHTYDLAAFERVIGDIRLSYMEAFGELYEFMLARQARMS; this is translated from the coding sequence ATGACCGATTCCACTCCCCGCTGGCATTACCGGTTCGAGAATTACTGTCGGGCTTTTCTTCTGCTGCGCGAAGCTCTGGAACAGGACAGAGCTTTGACCCAGCTGGAAAAGGAGGGGGTGATTCAGCGGTTTGAATACACGGTGGAACTGGCATGGAAGACCCTGAAGGATTATCTGGAGAGCGAAAATGTGGTGCTGGAGCAGATCACGCCCCGCACGGTGATCCGCCGGGCCTTCGAGGCCGGGATCATAAAACGTGGCGAAGCCTGGCAGAAGGCTCTGGATGCGCGCAACCGCATGTCGCATACTTACGATCTTGCGGCCTTCGAACGGGTGATCGGCGATATTCGTCTGAGCTACATGGAGGCGTTCGGTGAACTGTACGAATTCATGCTGGCCCGGCAGGCGCGGATGTCATGA
- a CDS encoding proline--tRNA ligase has product MLFSKFYIPTLKETPAEAEVVSHKLLLRAGMIRKLTSGIYTYMPLGLRAVNKVARIVREEMNRAGALEISMPMVQPADLWQESGRWDFYGKELLRLNDRHDRDYCLGPTHEEVVTDLVRGEVRSYRQLPLNLYQIQTKFRDEIRPRFGLMRGREFVMKDAYSFDKDEEGANTSYQAMFEAYTRIFTRLGLKFRAVSADSGAIGGSFSHEFMVLAETGEDTLAVCTACSWAANLEKAELRPGAPCNGTCPPYEQVPTPGRHTVEEVASFLGVSPARVLKTLLFDVDGKSVAVLVRGDHDVNEVKLKNLLDAAEVNLATPEQVEKWTGAPVGFAGPVGLRVDAVYADFGIASDTDFVCGANAADAHLIHVDPRRDFALSTEAAASGYADLRSVTLDDPCPSCGAPIVMPKGIEAGHVFKLGIKYSQAMNAIFLDENGKEQLMIMGCYGIGVSRVVAACIEQNFDDQGMIFPPAIAPFEVAVLALSARDENVMRMARRIHDWLEAQNIDALFDDRDERPGVKFNEADLLGMPMQIIIGGKGLERGVIEAKNRRTGEKRDLPVADWQNAILAWRHEVLGDWERS; this is encoded by the coding sequence ATGCTTTTCAGCAAGTTTTATATTCCCACTCTCAAGGAAACTCCGGCCGAGGCCGAGGTCGTAAGCCACAAACTGCTGCTGCGCGCGGGCATGATCCGCAAGCTGACCAGCGGCATCTATACCTACATGCCTCTGGGCCTGCGCGCGGTGAACAAGGTGGCGCGGATCGTGCGCGAGGAAATGAACCGCGCCGGGGCGCTGGAGATCTCCATGCCCATGGTCCAGCCCGCCGACCTCTGGCAGGAAAGCGGACGCTGGGATTTCTACGGCAAGGAACTGCTGCGCTTGAACGACCGTCACGACCGGGACTACTGCCTGGGCCCCACTCACGAGGAGGTCGTCACCGATCTGGTGCGCGGCGAGGTGCGCTCCTACCGCCAGCTCCCGCTCAATCTGTACCAGATTCAGACCAAGTTCCGGGATGAAATCCGGCCCCGCTTTGGACTCATGCGCGGCCGGGAGTTTGTCATGAAGGACGCCTATTCCTTCGACAAGGACGAAGAGGGCGCCAACACGAGCTATCAGGCCATGTTCGAGGCCTACACCCGCATCTTCACCCGCCTGGGGCTCAAGTTCCGGGCCGTGAGCGCGGACTCCGGAGCCATCGGCGGCAGTTTCTCCCACGAGTTCATGGTTCTGGCCGAGACGGGCGAGGATACCCTGGCCGTGTGCACGGCCTGCTCCTGGGCCGCCAATCTGGAAAAGGCCGAACTCCGGCCGGGCGCGCCGTGCAACGGCACCTGCCCGCCATACGAACAGGTGCCCACGCCGGGCAGGCACACGGTGGAGGAGGTGGCCTCGTTTCTGGGAGTTTCGCCCGCGCGGGTGCTGAAGACTCTGCTTTTCGACGTGGACGGCAAATCCGTGGCCGTTCTGGTGCGTGGAGACCATGACGTGAACGAGGTCAAACTCAAGAATCTGCTGGACGCGGCGGAAGTCAATCTGGCCACGCCGGAGCAGGTCGAGAAGTGGACCGGGGCGCCCGTGGGCTTTGCCGGACCCGTGGGGCTCAGGGTGGATGCCGTGTACGCGGATTTCGGGATCGCCTCGGATACGGATTTCGTGTGCGGGGCCAATGCCGCCGACGCGCACCTGATCCATGTGGACCCGCGCCGGGACTTTGCCCTGTCCACGGAGGCCGCGGCTTCAGGCTACGCCGATCTGCGCTCCGTCACCCTGGACGATCCGTGCCCGTCCTGCGGCGCACCCATCGTCATGCCCAAGGGCATCGAGGCCGGGCACGTGTTCAAGCTGGGGATCAAGTATTCTCAGGCCATGAACGCCATTTTTCTGGACGAGAACGGCAAGGAACAGCTCATGATCATGGGCTGCTACGGCATTGGCGTAAGCCGCGTGGTGGCGGCCTGCATCGAGCAGAATTTCGACGACCAGGGCATGATCTTTCCTCCGGCCATCGCGCCCTTCGAGGTGGCTGTGCTGGCCCTGTCCGCCCGGGATGAAAACGTCATGAGGATGGCGCGGAGAATCCATGACTGGCTGGAGGCGCAGAACATCGACGCCCTTTTTGACGACCGCGACGAGCGGCCCGGCGTGAAATTCAACGAAGCCGACCTGCTGGGCATGCCCATGCAGATCATCATCGGCGGCAAGGGGCTGGAACGCGGAGTGATCGAAGCCAAAAACCGCAGAACCGGTGAAAAGCGCGACCTCCCCGTGGCCGACTGGCAGAACGCCATTCTGGCCTGGCGGCACGAGGTGCTGGGAGATTGGGAGCGGAGCTGA
- the tsaA gene encoding tRNA (N6-threonylcarbamoyladenosine(37)-N6)-methyltransferase TrmO, whose amino-acid sequence MEPIGIIYSPFTELENMPVQPGGARDVEGLVRIEERYAEGLKDLDGFSHVYLIYIFHKAARTRLTVTPFLDTRERGVFATRSPLRPNHIGLSIVRLTKVEGCALTIRGVDVLNGTPLLDIKPYIENFDAVTGSSPGWMTASAEEVSAARSDGRFV is encoded by the coding sequence ATGGAACCCATAGGAATCATATATTCTCCGTTCACGGAGCTGGAAAACATGCCTGTCCAGCCCGGAGGGGCGCGGGATGTGGAGGGCCTCGTCCGCATCGAGGAGCGCTACGCCGAAGGGCTGAAAGATCTGGACGGATTCAGCCACGTCTATCTGATCTATATTTTTCATAAGGCCGCCAGAACGCGCCTGACGGTCACGCCCTTTCTGGACACCCGCGAGCGCGGCGTGTTCGCCACGCGTTCTCCCTTGAGGCCGAACCACATCGGGCTGTCCATCGTGCGGCTGACGAAAGTGGAAGGATGCGCGCTCACCATAAGAGGCGTGGACGTTCTGAACGGGACTCCGCTTCTGGACATCAAGCCGTATATCGAGAATTTCGACGCGGTGACGGGCAGTTCGCCGGGCTGGATGACCGCTTCGGCGGAAGAGGTTTCGGCCGCGCGTTCTGACGGCAGATTCGTCTGA
- a CDS encoding alpha/beta fold hydrolase, which yields MKTVRILSVLLAGFMMLSGCCRTCSSTEVPSMSIRDRFDHRSGFFVASGDARIYVEEKGDPAAPALLLLHGGLGQMEDFNTITPALAGKFRLVGVDSRGHGRSTLGRNGLSYATLEDDLARIIDTLKLERFSILGFSDGGITACRYAARGDARLEKIVTVGASWEMSATDPAWELLSSMTARDWTEMFPESCADYQRLNPEPDFDRLVARAVEMWTDLGEGGYPGKRMAETAAPLLMVRGDLDPLTSLESMAGLQALRPDVHVLNIPFAEHAAFAESPEIFLRAAEMFFTPKPDAQR from the coding sequence ATGAAAACTGTCCGCATATTGTCCGTGCTTCTGGCGGGCTTCATGATGTTGTCCGGCTGCTGCCGGACCTGTTCTTCCACGGAGGTGCCGTCCATGAGTATCAGAGACCGTTTCGACCATCGGTCCGGCTTTTTCGTCGCCAGCGGTGATGCGCGGATTTATGTGGAGGAAAAGGGCGACCCTGCCGCTCCCGCCCTGCTTCTGCTGCATGGCGGTTTGGGCCAGATGGAAGATTTCAATACCATTACTCCGGCTCTGGCCGGAAAGTTCCGGCTCGTCGGCGTGGACAGCCGGGGGCACGGCAGATCAACTCTGGGGCGAAACGGTCTGTCCTACGCCACGCTGGAAGATGATCTGGCGCGCATCATCGACACATTGAAGCTGGAGCGCTTCAGCATCCTGGGTTTCAGCGACGGCGGCATCACGGCCTGCCGCTACGCGGCGCGAGGCGATGCAAGGCTGGAAAAAATCGTGACCGTGGGCGCGAGCTGGGAAATGAGTGCCACCGATCCGGCCTGGGAGTTGCTCTCTTCCATGACGGCGCGGGACTGGACGGAGATGTTTCCCGAAAGCTGCGCCGATTATCAGCGTCTGAACCCGGAGCCGGATTTCGACCGGCTGGTCGCGCGGGCGGTGGAGATGTGGACGGACCTGGGGGAGGGCGGATACCCCGGAAAACGCATGGCTGAAACGGCGGCGCCGCTCCTGATGGTCCGCGGCGATCTGGACCCTCTGACCTCGCTGGAGAGCATGGCCGGGTTGCAGGCCCTGCGCCCGGACGTGCATGTGCTGAACATCCCCTTTGCCGAACACGCGGCTTTTGCCGAATCTCCGGAGATTTTTCTGCGCGCCGCGGAGATGTTTTTCACTCCGAAGCCGGACGCGCAGCGGTGA
- the ispG gene encoding flavodoxin-dependent (E)-4-hydroxy-3-methylbut-2-enyl-diphosphate synthase produces the protein MFPGFPAIPAPRRSTRTVYVGAVGIGGGHPVRVQSMTNTDTRDVEATLSQIGALQQAGCEIVRLAVLNTEAAEALRRICAETSVPLIADIHFDARLAVMAVEAGVKGLRINPGNIGGPDKVDRVAHAARAAGIPIRIGVNSGSVNRDILRKHGGPTPEALVESALEHARLLEDRGFHDIKISLKSSSVRHTVAAYRLMSRTVDYPLHIGVTEAGTMLRGAVKSSVGLGVLLAEGIGDTLRVSLTADPVEEMLVAWEILRSLGLRARGPEIVSCPTCGRTEIGLMELAQAVEERLRHVEEVFTVAVMGCVVNGPGEAREADIGVAGGRDSGLIFRKGEVLRRVRGRDELLAAFMEELDRFLAERAAS, from the coding sequence ATGTTCCCCGGTTTTCCAGCCATACCGGCTCCGCGCCGTTCCACGCGCACCGTTTATGTGGGTGCGGTGGGCATTGGCGGCGGGCATCCCGTGCGCGTCCAGTCCATGACCAACACCGACACCCGCGACGTGGAGGCCACCCTGTCCCAGATCGGGGCGCTGCAGCAAGCGGGTTGCGAGATCGTCCGTCTGGCCGTGCTGAACACCGAAGCGGCCGAAGCTCTGCGGCGTATCTGCGCGGAAACGTCCGTCCCGCTCATCGCAGACATCCATTTTGACGCGCGGCTGGCCGTCATGGCCGTGGAAGCCGGAGTGAAGGGCCTGCGCATCAACCCCGGAAACATCGGCGGGCCGGACAAGGTGGACCGTGTGGCCCACGCGGCCCGTGCGGCGGGCATACCCATCCGCATCGGCGTGAACAGCGGCTCGGTGAACAGGGACATATTGCGCAAACACGGCGGCCCCACGCCGGAAGCTCTGGTGGAAAGCGCGCTGGAGCACGCGCGTCTGCTGGAGGACCGCGGCTTTCACGACATCAAGATCTCCCTCAAGTCCTCCAGTGTGCGGCACACCGTGGCCGCCTACCGCCTCATGAGCCGGACCGTGGATTATCCCCTGCATATCGGCGTGACCGAGGCCGGGACCATGCTGCGCGGGGCGGTGAAATCTTCCGTGGGGCTGGGTGTTCTGCTGGCCGAGGGGATCGGCGACACCCTGCGCGTGTCCCTGACCGCTGATCCGGTGGAGGAAATGCTCGTGGCCTGGGAGATTCTGCGTTCTCTGGGCCTGCGCGCGCGGGGGCCGGAAATCGTGTCCTGTCCGACCTGCGGACGCACGGAGATCGGGCTCATGGAACTGGCCCAGGCCGTGGAAGAACGCCTGCGTCATGTAGAGGAGGTGTTCACCGTGGCGGTCATGGGCTGTGTGGTCAACGGCCCGGGTGAGGCGCGGGAGGCGGATATCGGGGTGGCCGGGGGCCGGGATTCGGGGCTCATTTTCCGCAAGGGCGAGGTGCTCCGCCGGGTGCGCGGACGGGATGAGCTGCTGGCCGCCTTCATGGAAGAACTGGACAGGTTTCTGGCCGAGCGGGCGGCCTCGTGA
- a CDS encoding DUF5131 family protein, with product MLIWNPWHGCRKLSEGCRNCYVYRRDAQFGKDSRVVEKTAKFGLPLKRNRRGEYILSGGTVYTCMTSDFFIGEADPWREEAWRMIRERTDLHFFIVTKRIDRFTVGLPGDWENGYENVTICLTCEDQKSADYRLPIFLELPLKRRHVIHEPMLEAVRIEPYLASGKIRRVICGGESGPEGRLCDFSWVLDSRAQCARHGVDFFFKQTGTHFRKDGRSYRIPRMYQMSQAARAGINLDGRSERDFGGFRA from the coding sequence ATGCTGATCTGGAATCCCTGGCACGGATGCAGAAAATTGAGCGAGGGCTGCCGGAACTGTTATGTGTATCGGCGCGACGCGCAATTCGGCAAGGACAGCCGCGTCGTGGAGAAAACGGCGAAGTTCGGCCTGCCGCTCAAAAGAAACCGCAGGGGCGAATATATCCTCTCCGGGGGCACGGTCTATACCTGCATGACCTCGGACTTTTTCATCGGCGAGGCCGATCCTTGGCGCGAGGAAGCGTGGCGGATGATCCGGGAGCGTACGGATCTGCATTTCTTCATCGTCACCAAGCGCATCGACCGCTTCACCGTCGGCCTGCCCGGAGACTGGGAAAACGGCTACGAAAATGTGACCATCTGCCTGACCTGCGAGGATCAGAAGAGCGCGGACTACCGGCTGCCCATCTTTCTGGAACTGCCTCTTAAGCGCCGCCACGTCATTCACGAACCCATGCTCGAAGCCGTCCGGATCGAGCCGTATCTGGCCTCGGGGAAAATCCGGCGGGTCATCTGCGGCGGTGAATCCGGACCGGAGGGCAGGCTGTGCGATTTTTCCTGGGTGCTGGACAGCCGGGCCCAATGCGCGAGGCACGGTGTGGACTTCTTTTTCAAGCAGACCGGAACGCATTTCAGAAAGGACGGCAGGAGCTACCGCATCCCGCGCATGTACCAGATGTCTCAGGCCGCCAGGGCCGGGATCAATCTGGACGGCCGAAGCGAGCGGGATTTCGGCGGCTTTCGGGCATGA
- a CDS encoding pyridoxal-dependent decarboxylase, translating to MDDPILSLALDLLRSPAGSAPELPESGLRDAETLRRLAPHVLARAANLGGRTTLAHMDPPTPEITWATALWNACRNQNLLHPATSPFASKAERLCISWLAPFFGMTGGHFCAGSTIGNLTGLWTARNHKGVKTVFASELAHNSIAKSCDILGLELRLLPADDRMRLIPPKEELAGSCLVLTAGTTGGGAIDPLRERHGAAWVHVDAAQPGAFGPARRHRERGSRRACFPRCITGRSCGSGPCRPTRRRTFRKSLPCWMEYAPSGFPDRAGNHAMRLTEILYGNDDSVAPLDTRR from the coding sequence ATGGATGACCCGATTCTGAGTCTCGCCCTCGATCTTCTCCGGAGTCCGGCCGGTTCCGCGCCGGAGCTTCCGGAATCCGGGCTCCGGGATGCGGAGACGCTGCGGCGGCTGGCCCCGCATGTGCTGGCCAGAGCAGCAAATCTCGGCGGCCGGACGACGCTGGCCCACATGGACCCGCCAACGCCGGAGATAACCTGGGCCACAGCCCTCTGGAACGCCTGCCGCAATCAGAACCTGCTTCATCCGGCCACGTCTCCCTTCGCTTCTAAGGCCGAGAGACTGTGCATTTCCTGGCTCGCGCCCTTCTTCGGCATGACGGGCGGCCATTTCTGCGCGGGCTCCACCATCGGCAACCTGACGGGACTCTGGACGGCCAGAAACCACAAGGGCGTGAAAACAGTCTTCGCCTCGGAGCTTGCGCACAACAGCATCGCGAAATCCTGTGACATTCTGGGTCTGGAGCTCAGGCTTCTCCCGGCGGACGACCGGATGCGTCTCATCCCGCCAAAAGAGGAACTGGCGGGAAGCTGCCTGGTTCTGACGGCGGGCACCACTGGCGGAGGAGCCATCGATCCCCTGCGGGAACGCCACGGCGCGGCCTGGGTCCATGTGGACGCCGCCCAGCCGGGTGCATTCGGACCTGCTCGACGGCATCGAGAACGCGGCTCCCGCCGGGCATGTTTTCCACGCTGCATTACAGGTCGGAGTTGTGGATCAGGTCCGTGTCGGCCAACCCGGAGGCGGACATTCAGAAAATCATTGCCCTGCTGGATGGAATACGCGCCTAGCGGGTTCCCGGACAGGGCGGGAAACCATGCCATGCGGCTGACGGAAATTCTCTATGGAAATGATGATTCAGTGGCTCCGCTCGATACTCGCCGATAA
- a CDS encoding AI-2E family transporter has translation MEMMIQWLRSILADKQMVILLLVLGIGAAIVLSIGDLLAPVIASVVIAFLLEGLIRHLERFGCPRRTAIILVFGLFMLFLAFLLIALVPLLITQISELTENIPRIIARAQTALQGIPKKFPLLTETHINSILDGLTPQLSLYGKQILSFSLSSVRSVFSFLVYLVLMPIMVFFFLKDKEQILKWIADFLPHDHSLTRRVWAEVEKQAGNYVRGRVWEILIVWLATYACFLITGLEYAMLLSLIVGLSVIIPYIGAVVVTVPVVIIAYIQWGFGPEFTWAMVAYLVVQLLDANLLVPLLLSGAVNLHPLASIMGILVFGGIWGFWGVFFAIPLASLVQAVLQAWQSRRWRGISEDLTSV, from the coding sequence ATGGAAATGATGATTCAGTGGCTCCGCTCGATACTCGCCGATAAACAGATGGTCATCCTGCTTCTGGTGCTGGGTATCGGCGCGGCCATTGTGCTCAGCATCGGCGACCTGCTCGCACCCGTCATTGCCAGCGTGGTCATCGCCTTTCTGCTGGAGGGGCTGATCCGGCACCTGGAGCGCTTCGGCTGTCCCCGGCGGACGGCCATCATCCTTGTCTTCGGACTGTTCATGCTTTTCCTGGCTTTTCTGCTGATCGCCCTGGTGCCGCTTCTCATCACCCAGATCTCCGAGCTGACGGAAAACATCCCCCGGATCATCGCCCGCGCCCAGACGGCCCTGCAGGGCATCCCGAAAAAATTTCCCCTCCTGACGGAGACGCACATCAACTCCATTCTGGACGGCCTGACTCCCCAGCTTTCCCTTTACGGCAAGCAGATACTGAGCTTCTCCCTGTCTTCGGTGCGCTCGGTCTTTTCCTTTCTGGTCTATCTGGTGCTCATGCCCATCATGGTCTTCTTTTTCCTGAAGGACAAAGAGCAGATCCTGAAATGGATAGCGGACTTTCTGCCCCACGACCACAGCCTGACCCGCCGGGTCTGGGCCGAAGTGGAGAAGCAGGCCGGCAACTACGTCCGCGGCCGCGTGTGGGAAATTCTTATCGTCTGGCTGGCCACCTATGCCTGTTTTCTGATCACAGGCCTGGAATACGCCATGCTGCTCAGCCTCATTGTAGGGCTTTCGGTCATCATCCCCTATATCGGCGCGGTGGTGGTGACCGTGCCCGTGGTCATCATCGCCTACATCCAGTGGGGCTTCGGCCCCGAGTTCACCTGGGCCATGGTCGCCTACCTGGTTGTCCAGCTGCTCGACGCCAACCTGCTCGTACCGCTTTTGCTGTCCGGCGCGGTGAACCTGCATCCTCTGGCTTCCATCATGGGCATTCTCGTCTTTGGAGGTATCTGGGGATTCTGGGGCGTTTTTTTCGCCATCCCCTTGGCTTCTCTCGTTCAGGCCGTGCTGCAGGCATGGCAGTCGAGAAGATGGCGCGGCATATCGGAAGACCTGACTTCGGTCTGA
- a CDS encoding adenosine kinase, whose product MQRYDVYGMGNALVDMEFSVDDGFLETMGVEKGYMTLVDEQRQFELLEFLRDEPAHRSGGGSAANTVVGSALFGSKAFYSCLVSNDEMGDFYTGELRRAGVDTNLTIRRADGVTGKCLVMVTPDAERTMNTYLGISESLSRDEIQPDALRDSQYLYVEGYLVTSPTARPAVVHAREIAREAGVKTAVSFSDPSMVRYFRLGLEEIVGQGVDLLFCNREEALLWGGCRTLAKAVDELRRIAGTFAVTLGADGALVYDGDSLHEIDPFPASAVDTNGAGDMFAGAFLYGITHGMDHARAGRFASLAASKVVGVFGPRLKPEEYERTLAEFLALKP is encoded by the coding sequence ATGCAACGATACGATGTGTACGGCATGGGCAACGCCCTGGTGGATATGGAATTCAGCGTGGATGACGGATTTCTTGAAACCATGGGCGTGGAGAAAGGATACATGACTCTGGTGGACGAACAGCGGCAATTCGAACTGCTGGAGTTTCTGCGGGATGAACCCGCGCACCGCTCCGGCGGCGGATCGGCGGCGAATACCGTGGTCGGCAGCGCCCTGTTCGGGAGCAAGGCTTTCTATTCCTGCCTGGTCAGCAACGACGAGATGGGAGATTTCTACACCGGAGAACTGCGGCGGGCCGGAGTGGACACCAACCTGACCATCCGCCGGGCCGACGGGGTAACCGGAAAATGCCTAGTCATGGTCACACCCGACGCCGAACGCACCATGAACACCTATCTGGGCATTTCGGAATCCCTCTCCCGCGACGAGATACAGCCCGACGCCCTGCGTGATTCGCAGTACCTTTACGTGGAGGGCTATCTGGTCACGTCGCCCACGGCCCGCCCGGCGGTGGTGCATGCCAGAGAGATCGCCAGGGAGGCGGGAGTGAAAACGGCCGTCAGCTTTTCCGATCCGTCCATGGTCAGATATTTCCGGCTGGGCCTGGAGGAAATCGTGGGTCAGGGGGTGGACCTGCTCTTCTGCAATCGGGAGGAGGCCCTTCTCTGGGGCGGATGCCGGACCCTGGCCAAGGCCGTGGACGAACTGCGCCGCATCGCCGGAACCTTCGCCGTCACGCTGGGGGCCGACGGCGCTCTGGTGTATGACGGCGACAGCCTGCACGAAATCGACCCCTTCCCCGCCTCCGCCGTGGACACCAACGGTGCTGGGGACATGTTTGCGGGCGCGTTCCTGTACGGCATCACCCACGGCATGGATCACGCCCGGGCCGGACGCTTCGCCAGCCTGGCCGCCTCCAAGGTGGTCGGCGTGTTCGGCCCGAGGCTGAAGCCCGAGGAATACGAGCGCACCCTGGCGGAATTTCTGGCCCTGAAGCCATGA